One window of the Shimwellia blattae DSM 4481 = NBRC 105725 genome contains the following:
- the rplK gene encoding 50S ribosomal protein L11 — protein MAKKVQAYVKLQVAAGMANPSPPVGPALGQQGVNIMEFCKAFNAKTDSVEKGLPIPVVITVYSDRSFTFVTKTPPAAVLLKKAAGVKSGSGKPNKEKVGKVTRAQVQEIAQTKAADMTGADIEAMTRSIEGTARSMGLVVED, from the coding sequence ATGGCCAAGAAAGTACAAGCCTACGTTAAGCTGCAGGTTGCAGCTGGTATGGCTAACCCGAGTCCGCCTGTAGGTCCGGCTCTGGGTCAGCAGGGTGTTAACATCATGGAATTCTGCAAAGCGTTCAACGCGAAGACTGATTCCGTGGAAAAAGGTCTGCCGATTCCGGTTGTTATCACCGTATATTCTGACCGTTCTTTCACCTTCGTAACCAAGACCCCTCCGGCTGCCGTTCTGCTGAAAAAAGCAGCGGGCGTCAAGTCTGGTTCTGGCAAGCCGAACAAAGAGAAAGTGGGTAAAGTAACTCGCGCTCAGGTTCAGGAAATTGCACAGACTAAAGCCGCGGACATGACTGGTGCTGACATTGAAGCGATGACTCGCTCAATCGAAGGTACTGCACGTTCCATGGGCCTGGTAGTGGAGGACTAA
- the rpoC gene encoding DNA-directed RNA polymerase subunit beta' — protein sequence MKDLLKFLKAQTKTEEFDAIKIALASPDMIRSWSFGEVKKPETINYRTFKPERDGLFCARIFGPVKDYECLCGKYKRLKHRGVICEKCGVEVTQTKVRRERMGHIELASPTAHIWFLKSLPSRIGLLLDMPLRDIERVLYFESYVVIEGGMTNLERRQILTEEQYLDALEEFGDEFDAKMGAEAIQALLKNMDLEQECETLREELNETNSETKRKKLTKRIKLLEAFVQSGNKPEWMILTVLPVLPPDLRPLVPLDGGRFATSDLNDLYRRVINRNNRLKRLLDLAAPDIIVRNEKRMLQEAVDALLDNGRRGRAITGSNKRPLKSLADMIKGKQGRFRQNLLGKRVDYSGRSVITVGPYLRLHQCGLPKKMALELFKPFIYGKLELRGLATTIKAAKKMVEREEAVVWDILDEVIREHPVMLNRAPTLHRLGIQAFEPILIEGKAMQLHPLVCAAYNADFDGDQMAIHVPLTLEAQLEARALMMSTNNILSPANGDPIIVPSQDVVLGLYYMTRDRINAKGEGMVLTGPKEAERLYRSGLAELHARVKVRITEFEKDEQGNFVAVTSIKDTTVGRAILWMIVPKGLPYSIVNQALGKKAISKMLNACYRTLGLKPTVIFADQIMYTGFAYAARSGSSVGIDDMVIPAKKAEIVAEAEAEVAEIQEQFQSGLVTAGERYNKVIDIWAAANDRVSKAMMENLQTETVINRHGEEEQQVSFNSIYMMADSGARGSAAQIRQLAGMRGLMAKPDGSIIETPITANFREGLNVLQYFISTHGARKGLADTALKTANSGYLTRRLVDVAQDLVVTEDDCGTFEGITMTPVIEGGDVKEPLRDRVLGRVTAEDVLKPGTADILVARNTLLNEQWCDLLEENSVDSVKVRSVVSCDTDFGVCAHCYGRDLARGHLVNKGEAIGVIAAQSIGEPGTQLTMRTFHIGGAASRAAAESSIQVKNKGSIKLSNAKSVVNSSGKLVITSRNTELKLIDEFGRTKESYKVPYGSVLSKGDGEQVAGGETVANWDPHTMPVITEVAGFVRFTDMIDGQTITRQTDELTGLSSLVVLDSAERTGGGKDLRPALKIVDANGDDVMIPGSDMPAQYFLPGKAIVQLEDGVKISSGDTLARIPQESGGTKDITGGLPRVADLFEARRPKEPAILAEISGIISFGKETKGKRRLVITPVDGSDPYEEMIPKWRQLNVFEGERVERGDVVSDGPEAPHDILRLRGVHAVTRYIVNEVQDVYRLQGVKINDKHIEVIVRQMLRKATIASAGSSEFLEGEQVEYSRVKIANRELEANGKVAATYARDLLGITKASLATESFISAASFQETTRVLTEAAVAGKRDELRGLKENVIVGRLIPAGTGYAYHQDRARRRAAGEAPVAPQVSAEEASANLAELLNAGLGGNHDND from the coding sequence GTGAAAGACTTATTAAAGTTTCTGAAAGCGCAAACTAAAACCGAAGAGTTTGATGCGATCAAAATTGCTCTGGCTTCGCCAGACATGATCCGTTCATGGTCTTTCGGTGAAGTTAAAAAGCCGGAAACCATTAACTACCGTACCTTCAAGCCGGAGCGTGACGGCCTTTTCTGCGCCCGTATCTTTGGGCCGGTAAAAGACTACGAGTGCCTGTGCGGTAAGTACAAGCGCCTGAAACACCGCGGTGTTATCTGTGAGAAATGCGGCGTTGAAGTGACCCAGACCAAAGTACGCCGTGAGCGTATGGGCCACATCGAGCTGGCGTCTCCGACTGCGCACATCTGGTTCCTGAAATCCCTGCCGTCCCGTATCGGCCTGCTGCTGGATATGCCGCTGCGCGATATCGAACGTGTTCTGTACTTCGAATCCTATGTGGTTATCGAAGGCGGGATGACCAACCTGGAACGCCGTCAGATCCTGACGGAAGAACAGTATCTGGACGCGCTGGAAGAGTTCGGTGACGAATTCGACGCGAAGATGGGTGCTGAAGCTATCCAGGCTCTGCTCAAGAACATGGATCTGGAGCAGGAATGCGAAACCCTGCGCGAAGAGCTGAATGAAACCAACTCTGAAACCAAACGTAAAAAGCTGACCAAGCGCATCAAGCTGCTGGAAGCCTTTGTACAGTCTGGTAACAAGCCGGAGTGGATGATTCTGACCGTTCTGCCGGTACTGCCGCCAGATCTGCGTCCGCTGGTTCCGCTGGATGGCGGCCGTTTTGCGACTTCTGACCTGAACGATCTGTATCGTCGCGTCATTAACCGTAACAACCGTCTGAAACGTCTGCTGGATCTGGCGGCGCCGGATATCATCGTACGTAACGAAAAACGTATGCTGCAGGAAGCGGTAGATGCCCTGCTGGATAACGGCCGTCGCGGTCGTGCCATCACCGGCTCTAACAAGCGTCCGCTGAAATCTCTGGCCGACATGATCAAAGGTAAGCAGGGTCGTTTCCGTCAGAACCTGCTGGGTAAACGTGTTGACTACTCCGGCCGTTCGGTTATTACCGTAGGTCCGTACCTGCGTCTGCATCAGTGCGGTCTGCCGAAGAAAATGGCTCTGGAACTGTTCAAACCGTTCATCTATGGCAAGCTGGAACTGCGTGGCCTTGCGACCACCATCAAAGCCGCCAAGAAAATGGTAGAGCGCGAAGAAGCCGTGGTCTGGGATATCCTGGATGAAGTTATCCGCGAACACCCGGTCATGCTGAACCGTGCGCCGACCCTGCACCGTCTGGGTATTCAGGCATTTGAACCGATCCTTATCGAAGGTAAAGCAATGCAGCTGCACCCGCTGGTGTGTGCCGCATATAACGCCGACTTCGATGGTGACCAGATGGCAATCCACGTACCGCTGACCCTGGAAGCCCAGCTGGAAGCGCGTGCGCTGATGATGTCTACCAACAACATCCTCTCCCCGGCGAACGGCGATCCTATCATCGTTCCGTCTCAGGACGTTGTACTGGGTCTGTACTACATGACCCGTGACCGTATCAACGCCAAAGGCGAAGGTATGGTGCTGACTGGCCCGAAAGAAGCGGAACGTCTGTACCGCTCCGGTCTGGCTGAGCTGCACGCTCGCGTTAAAGTACGTATCACTGAGTTCGAAAAAGACGAGCAGGGTAACTTTGTGGCGGTAACGTCTATCAAAGACACCACTGTTGGTCGTGCGATCCTGTGGATGATCGTGCCGAAAGGCCTGCCGTACAGCATCGTGAACCAGGCACTGGGTAAGAAAGCGATCTCCAAAATGCTGAACGCTTGCTACCGTACCCTGGGCCTGAAGCCGACCGTTATCTTCGCTGACCAGATCATGTACACCGGCTTTGCTTATGCAGCCCGTTCTGGTTCTTCCGTTGGTATCGACGACATGGTTATCCCGGCGAAAAAAGCCGAGATCGTTGCCGAAGCGGAAGCCGAAGTTGCCGAGATTCAGGAGCAGTTCCAGTCTGGTCTGGTTACCGCTGGCGAACGTTACAACAAAGTCATCGATATCTGGGCTGCGGCGAACGATCGCGTATCCAAAGCGATGATGGAAAACCTGCAGACTGAAACCGTGATTAACCGTCACGGCGAAGAAGAGCAGCAGGTATCGTTTAACAGCATCTACATGATGGCCGACTCCGGTGCGCGTGGTTCTGCGGCCCAGATTCGTCAGCTGGCCGGGATGCGTGGTCTGATGGCGAAGCCAGATGGCTCCATCATCGAAACGCCAATCACCGCGAACTTCCGTGAAGGTCTGAACGTACTCCAGTACTTCATCTCTACCCACGGTGCTCGTAAAGGTCTGGCGGATACCGCACTGAAAACAGCGAACTCCGGTTACCTGACCCGTCGTCTGGTTGACGTGGCCCAGGATCTGGTTGTTACCGAAGACGACTGCGGTACGTTCGAAGGTATCACCATGACCCCGGTTATCGAGGGTGGTGATGTTAAAGAACCGCTGCGCGATCGCGTTCTGGGTCGTGTAACGGCAGAAGACGTTCTCAAGCCGGGCACTGCGGATATTCTGGTGGCGCGTAATACGCTGCTCAACGAGCAGTGGTGTGATCTGCTGGAAGAGAACTCCGTAGACTCCGTGAAAGTGCGTTCCGTTGTATCCTGTGACACTGACTTCGGCGTGTGTGCACACTGCTACGGTCGTGACCTGGCCCGCGGCCACCTGGTGAACAAAGGTGAAGCGATCGGTGTTATCGCGGCACAGTCCATCGGTGAACCGGGTACTCAGCTGACCATGCGTACCTTCCACATCGGTGGTGCGGCATCTCGTGCGGCAGCTGAATCCAGCATTCAGGTGAAAAACAAAGGTAGCATCAAGCTGTCTAACGCCAAGTCTGTTGTTAACTCCAGCGGTAAACTGGTTATTACTTCCCGTAATACCGAGCTGAAGCTGATCGACGAATTCGGCCGTACCAAAGAAAGCTATAAAGTGCCTTACGGTTCCGTACTGTCTAAAGGTGATGGCGAGCAGGTTGCCGGCGGTGAAACCGTTGCAAACTGGGATCCGCACACCATGCCGGTTATCACCGAAGTGGCAGGTTTCGTTCGCTTTACTGACATGATTGATGGCCAGACCATCACGCGCCAGACTGACGAACTGACCGGTCTGTCTTCCCTGGTGGTTCTGGATTCTGCAGAACGTACCGGTGGTGGTAAAGACCTGCGTCCGGCACTGAAAATTGTTGATGCCAACGGCGACGACGTGATGATCCCGGGCTCTGATATGCCGGCTCAGTACTTCCTGCCTGGTAAAGCGATTGTTCAGCTGGAAGACGGCGTTAAGATTAGCTCCGGTGACACCCTGGCGCGTATTCCGCAGGAATCCGGCGGTACTAAAGATATCACCGGTGGTCTGCCGCGCGTTGCGGACCTGTTCGAAGCCCGCCGTCCGAAAGAGCCGGCAATCCTGGCTGAGATCAGCGGTATTATCTCCTTCGGTAAAGAGACCAAAGGCAAGCGTCGTCTGGTGATCACGCCGGTTGATGGTAGCGATCCGTACGAAGAGATGATCCCGAAATGGCGTCAGCTGAACGTGTTCGAAGGTGAACGCGTTGAACGTGGTGACGTGGTTTCTGATGGTCCGGAAGCACCGCATGACATTCTGCGTCTGCGTGGCGTTCACGCGGTAACCCGTTACATCGTGAACGAAGTACAGGACGTTTACCGTCTGCAGGGCGTTAAGATCAACGATAAGCACATTGAAGTTATCGTTCGTCAGATGCTGCGTAAAGCCACCATTGCCAGCGCCGGTAGCTCCGAGTTCCTGGAAGGTGAGCAGGTTGAATACTCCCGCGTCAAGATCGCTAACCGCGAACTGGAAGCGAACGGCAAAGTGGCGGCAACCTATGCCCGCGACCTGCTGGGTATCACCAAAGCCTCTCTGGCAACCGAGTCCTTCATCTCTGCGGCATCGTTCCAGGAGACCACGCGTGTCCTGACCGAAGCAGCCGTTGCGGGTAAACGCGACGAACTGCGCGGCCTGAAAGAGAACGTTATCGTGGGTCGTCTGATCCCGGCCGGTACTGGTTATGCGTACCACCAGGATCGCGCCCGTCGCCGTGCCGCGGGTGAAGCGCCTGTTGCACCGCAGGTGAGCGCAGAGGAAGCCTCTGCTAACCTGGCAGAACTGCTGAACGCAGGTCTGGGTGGCAATCACGACAACGACTGA
- the nusG gene encoding transcription termination/antitermination protein NusG, translating to MSEAPKKRWYVVQAFSGFEGRVATSLREHIKLHNMEELFGEVMVPTEEVVEIRGGQRRKSERKFFPGYVLVQMVMNDASWHLVRSVPRVMGFIGGTSDRPAPISDKEVDAIMNRLQQVGDKPRPKTLFEPGEMVRVNDGPFADFNGVVEEVDYEKSRLKVSVSIFGRSTPVELDFGQVEKA from the coding sequence ATGTCTGAAGCTCCTAAGAAGCGCTGGTACGTCGTTCAGGCGTTTTCCGGTTTTGAAGGACGCGTAGCAACTTCCCTGCGCGAACATATTAAATTACACAACATGGAAGAGCTGTTTGGTGAAGTCATGGTCCCGACCGAAGAAGTGGTTGAGATCCGTGGCGGCCAGCGTCGCAAAAGCGAACGTAAATTCTTCCCGGGCTACGTACTGGTCCAGATGGTGATGAACGATGCCAGCTGGCACCTGGTGCGCAGCGTTCCGCGCGTAATGGGTTTCATTGGTGGTACTTCAGATCGTCCGGCACCAATCAGTGACAAAGAAGTTGATGCAATCATGAACCGCCTGCAGCAGGTTGGTGACAAGCCGCGTCCGAAAACGCTGTTTGAACCGGGTGAAATGGTTCGCGTTAACGATGGTCCGTTTGCTGACTTTAACGGCGTAGTTGAAGAAGTTGACTACGAGAAGAGCCGCCTGAAAGTGTCGGTTTCCATCTTCGGCCGTTCTACGCCGGTTGAGCTGGACTTCGGCCAGGTTGAAAAGGCCTGA
- the rplL gene encoding 50S ribosomal protein L7/L12, translating to MSITKDQIIEAVAAMSVMDVVELVSAMEEKFGVSAAAAVAVAAGPAEAAEEKTEFDVILKAAGANKVAVIKAVRGATGLGLKEAKDLVESAPAALKEGVSKDDAEALKKSLEEAGAEVEVK from the coding sequence ATGTCTATCACTAAAGATCAAATCATCGAAGCAGTTGCCGCTATGTCCGTAATGGACGTTGTAGAACTGGTTTCTGCAATGGAAGAAAAATTCGGCGTTTCTGCTGCTGCTGCTGTAGCTGTAGCTGCTGGCCCGGCTGAAGCTGCTGAAGAAAAAACTGAATTCGACGTAATTCTGAAAGCTGCTGGCGCTAACAAAGTTGCTGTTATCAAAGCAGTACGTGGCGCAACTGGCCTGGGTCTGAAAGAAGCAAAAGACCTGGTTGAATCTGCTCCGGCCGCTCTGAAAGAAGGCGTGAGCAAAGACGACGCAGAAGCTCTGAAAAAATCTCTGGAAGAAGCTGGCGCTGAAGTTGAAGTTAAATAA
- the rplJ gene encoding 50S ribosomal protein L10 gives MALNLQDKQAIVAEVSEVAKGALSAVVADSRGVTVDKMTELRKAGREAGVYMRVVRNTLLRRVVEGTQFDCLKDAFVGPTLIAYSMEHPGAAARLFKEFAKANAKFEVKAAAFEGELIPASQIDRLATLPTYEEALARLMSTMKEAAAGKLVRTLAAVRDAKEAA, from the coding sequence ATGGCTTTAAATCTTCAAGACAAACAAGCAATTGTTGCTGAAGTCAGCGAAGTAGCCAAAGGCGCGCTGTCTGCGGTAGTTGCGGATTCCCGTGGCGTAACCGTAGACAAAATGACCGAACTGCGTAAAGCAGGTCGCGAAGCCGGCGTATACATGCGTGTTGTTCGTAACACCCTGCTGCGTCGTGTTGTTGAAGGCACTCAGTTCGATTGCCTGAAAGACGCGTTTGTTGGTCCGACCCTGATTGCATACTCTATGGAACACCCGGGCGCTGCTGCTCGTCTGTTCAAAGAGTTCGCGAAAGCGAATGCAAAATTTGAGGTCAAAGCCGCTGCCTTTGAAGGTGAGCTGATCCCGGCATCCCAGATCGATCGCCTGGCAACTCTGCCGACTTACGAAGAAGCACTGGCACGCCTGATGTCGACCATGAAAGAAGCCGCTGCCGGCAAACTGGTTCGTACTCTGGCTGCTGTACGCGACGCAAAAGAAGCTGCTTAA
- the rpoB gene encoding DNA-directed RNA polymerase subunit beta, translating into MVYSYTEKKRIRKDFGKRPQVLDVPYLLSIQLDSFQKFIEQDPEGQYGLEAAFRSVFPIQSYSGNSELQYVSYRLGEPVFDVQECQIRGVTYSAPLRVKLRLVIYEREAPEGTVKDIKEQEVYMGEIPLMTDNGTFVINGTERVIVSQLHRSPGVFFDSDKGKTHSSGKVLYNARIIPYRGSWLDFEFDPKDNLFVRIDRRRKLPASIILRALDFTTEQILDLFFEKVVFEIRDNKLQMELVPERLRGETASFDIEANGKVYVEKGRRITARHIRQLEKDDIKHIEVPVEYIAGKVASKDYIDEATGELICAANMELSLDLLAKLSQSGHKRIETLFTNDLDHGPYISETLRVDPTNDRLSALVEIYRMMRPGEPPTREAAESLFENLFFSEDRYDLSAVGRMKFNRSLLRNEIEGSGILSKEDIIDVMKKLIDIRNGKGEVDDIDHLGNRRIRSVGEMAENQFRVGLVRVERAVKERLSLGDLDTLMPQDMINAKPISAAVKEFFGSSQLSQFMDQNNPLSEITHKRRISALGPGGLTRERAGFEVRDVHPTHYGRVCPIETPEGPNIGLINSLSVYARTNEYGFLETPYRLVRDGVVTDEIHYLSAIEEGNYVIAQANSNLDEEGHFVEDLVTARNKGESSLFSRDQVDYMDVSTQQVVSVGASLIPFLEHDDANRALMGANMQRQAVPTLRSDKPLVGTGMERAVAVDSGVTAVAKRGGVIQYVDASRIVIKVNEDEMYPGEAGIDIYNLTKYTRSNQNTCINQTPCVSLGEPVDRGDVLADGPSTDLGELALGQNMRVAFMPWNGYNFEDSILVSERVVQEDRFTTIHIQELACVSRDTKLGPEEITADIPNVGEAALSKLDESGIVYIGAEVRGGDILVGKVTPKGETQLTPEEKLLRAIFGEKASDVKDSSLRVPNSVSGTVIDVQVFTRDGVEKDKRALEIEEMQLKQAKKDLSEELSILEAGLFSRIRAVLISGGVEAEKLDKLSRDRWLELGLTDEEKQNQLEQLAEQYDELKHEFEKKLEAKRRKITQGDDLAPGVLKIVKVYLAVKRHIQPGDKMAGRHGNKGVISKINPIEDMPYDENGTPVDIVLNPLGVPSRMNIGQILETHLGMAAKGIGDKINAMLKQQQEVARLREFIQRAYDLGADVRQKVDLNTFSDEEVLRLAENLRKGMPIATPVFDGAKEAEIKELLKLGDLPTSGQITLFDGRTGEQFERQVTVGYMYMLKLNHLVDDKMHARSTGSYSLVTQQPLGGKAQFGGQRFGEMEVWALEAYGAAYTLQEMLTVKSDDVNGRTKMYKNIVDGNHQMEPGMPESFNVLLKEIRSLGINIELEDE; encoded by the coding sequence ATGGTTTACTCCTATACCGAGAAAAAACGTATTCGTAAGGATTTTGGTAAACGTCCACAAGTTCTGGATGTGCCTTATCTCCTTTCTATCCAGCTTGACTCGTTTCAGAAGTTTATCGAGCAAGATCCTGAAGGACAGTATGGTCTGGAAGCTGCCTTCCGTTCCGTATTCCCGATTCAGAGCTACAGCGGTAATTCCGAGCTGCAATACGTCAGCTACCGCCTTGGCGAACCAGTTTTTGACGTCCAGGAATGTCAGATCCGTGGCGTGACCTATTCTGCACCGCTGCGTGTAAAACTGCGCCTGGTGATCTACGAGCGTGAAGCGCCGGAAGGCACCGTAAAAGACATCAAAGAACAAGAAGTCTACATGGGCGAAATTCCGCTCATGACCGACAACGGTACCTTTGTTATCAACGGTACTGAGCGTGTTATCGTTTCTCAGCTGCACCGTAGCCCGGGTGTCTTCTTTGACAGTGACAAAGGTAAGACCCACTCTTCCGGTAAAGTGCTGTATAACGCACGTATTATCCCTTACCGTGGCTCCTGGCTGGATTTTGAATTCGATCCGAAAGACAACCTGTTTGTTCGTATCGACCGCCGCCGTAAACTGCCGGCCTCTATCATTCTGCGCGCACTGGACTTCACCACTGAGCAGATCCTGGATCTGTTCTTCGAAAAAGTGGTCTTTGAAATCCGCGATAACAAACTGCAGATGGAGCTGGTTCCGGAGCGTCTGCGTGGTGAAACTGCCTCTTTTGACATCGAAGCCAACGGCAAAGTCTATGTTGAAAAAGGCCGTCGTATCACTGCACGCCATATCCGTCAGCTGGAAAAAGACGATATCAAGCATATCGAAGTTCCGGTTGAATATATCGCGGGCAAAGTGGCATCTAAAGACTATATCGATGAAGCCACTGGCGAGCTGATTTGCGCCGCGAACATGGAGCTGTCTCTGGATCTGCTGGCTAAGCTGAGCCAGTCTGGTCACAAGCGTATCGAAACGCTGTTCACCAACGATCTGGACCACGGCCCGTATATTTCTGAAACCTTACGCGTTGACCCGACTAACGACCGCCTGAGCGCGCTGGTAGAAATCTACCGCATGATGCGCCCGGGTGAGCCGCCGACACGTGAAGCGGCTGAAAGCCTGTTTGAGAACCTGTTCTTCTCTGAAGACCGCTATGATCTGTCTGCGGTAGGTCGCATGAAGTTCAACCGTTCTCTGCTGCGTAACGAGATCGAAGGCTCCGGTATCCTGAGTAAAGAAGACATCATCGATGTCATGAAAAAACTCATCGATATCCGTAACGGTAAAGGCGAAGTGGATGATATCGACCACCTCGGCAACCGTCGTATCCGTTCCGTAGGCGAAATGGCGGAAAACCAGTTCCGCGTCGGCCTGGTACGTGTTGAGCGTGCGGTGAAAGAGCGTCTGTCTCTGGGCGATCTGGATACCCTGATGCCTCAGGACATGATCAACGCCAAGCCTATCTCTGCGGCAGTGAAAGAGTTCTTCGGCTCCAGCCAGCTGTCTCAGTTTATGGACCAGAACAACCCGCTGTCTGAGATCACGCACAAACGCCGTATCTCTGCACTGGGCCCGGGCGGTCTGACCCGTGAACGTGCGGGCTTCGAAGTTCGAGACGTACACCCGACCCACTACGGCCGCGTGTGCCCAATCGAAACGCCTGAAGGTCCGAACATCGGTCTGATCAACTCCCTGTCCGTGTACGCACGTACTAACGAATACGGTTTCCTCGAAACCCCGTATCGTCTGGTGCGCGACGGTGTGGTGACCGATGAGATCCATTACCTGTCTGCTATCGAAGAAGGCAACTACGTTATCGCCCAGGCGAACTCCAACCTGGATGAAGAAGGCCACTTCGTAGAAGACCTGGTTACCGCCCGTAACAAAGGCGAATCCAGCTTGTTCAGCCGCGACCAGGTTGACTACATGGACGTTTCCACCCAGCAGGTGGTTTCTGTCGGTGCGTCCCTGATCCCGTTCCTGGAACACGATGACGCCAACCGTGCATTGATGGGTGCGAACATGCAACGTCAGGCAGTGCCGACCCTGCGCTCTGATAAGCCGCTGGTTGGTACAGGTATGGAGCGCGCGGTAGCGGTTGACTCCGGTGTTACTGCAGTTGCCAAACGTGGTGGTGTTATCCAGTACGTGGATGCCTCCCGTATCGTTATCAAAGTTAACGAAGACGAGATGTACCCGGGCGAAGCAGGTATCGACATCTATAACCTGACTAAGTACACCCGTTCTAACCAGAACACCTGTATTAACCAGACTCCTTGCGTATCGCTGGGTGAGCCGGTTGATCGCGGTGACGTTCTGGCAGATGGTCCGTCTACCGACCTCGGTGAACTGGCACTGGGCCAGAACATGCGCGTGGCGTTCATGCCATGGAACGGTTACAACTTCGAAGACTCCATCCTCGTTTCCGAGCGTGTGGTTCAGGAAGACCGTTTCACCACCATCCACATTCAGGAACTGGCTTGTGTGTCCCGCGACACCAAACTGGGGCCAGAAGAGATCACCGCTGATATCCCGAACGTGGGTGAAGCTGCGCTCTCCAAACTGGATGAGTCCGGTATCGTATACATCGGTGCGGAAGTTCGCGGTGGCGACATCCTGGTTGGTAAAGTTACGCCGAAAGGCGAAACTCAGCTGACCCCGGAAGAGAAACTGCTGCGCGCTATCTTCGGTGAGAAAGCGTCTGACGTTAAAGACTCTTCCCTGCGCGTACCAAACAGCGTTTCCGGTACGGTTATCGACGTTCAGGTCTTCACCCGCGATGGCGTGGAAAAAGACAAACGTGCGCTGGAAATCGAAGAGATGCAGCTCAAGCAGGCGAAGAAAGACTTGTCTGAAGAGCTGTCTATCCTCGAAGCGGGTCTGTTCAGCCGTATCCGTGCGGTACTGATCTCCGGCGGCGTTGAAGCTGAGAAGCTCGACAAGCTGTCACGGGATCGCTGGCTGGAACTGGGCCTGACCGACGAAGAAAAACAGAATCAGCTGGAACAGCTGGCTGAGCAGTACGACGAACTGAAACACGAGTTCGAGAAAAAACTCGAAGCGAAACGCCGCAAAATCACCCAGGGCGATGATCTGGCACCGGGCGTGCTGAAAATCGTTAAAGTGTATCTGGCTGTGAAACGTCACATCCAGCCGGGTGACAAGATGGCAGGTCGTCACGGTAACAAGGGTGTTATCTCCAAGATCAACCCGATCGAAGATATGCCTTACGATGAAAACGGCACGCCGGTAGACATCGTACTGAACCCGCTGGGCGTACCGTCTCGTATGAACATCGGTCAGATTCTGGAAACCCACCTGGGTATGGCTGCGAAAGGTATCGGCGACAAGATCAACGCCATGCTCAAGCAGCAGCAGGAAGTGGCCAGACTGCGTGAGTTCATCCAGCGTGCTTACGATCTGGGTGCAGATGTTCGTCAGAAAGTTGACCTGAACACCTTCAGCGACGAAGAAGTTCTGCGTCTGGCTGAAAACCTGCGCAAAGGTATGCCGATCGCAACACCGGTATTCGACGGTGCAAAAGAAGCGGAAATTAAAGAGCTGCTGAAACTGGGTGACCTGCCGACTTCCGGCCAGATCACGCTGTTTGACGGCCGCACCGGTGAGCAGTTTGAGCGTCAGGTAACCGTCGGTTACATGTATATGCTGAAACTGAACCACCTGGTCGACGACAAAATGCATGCTCGTTCCACCGGTTCTTACAGCCTGGTTACTCAGCAGCCGCTGGGTGGTAAGGCGCAGTTCGGTGGTCAGCGCTTCGGGGAGATGGAAGTGTGGGCGCTGGAAGCATACGGCGCCGCCTACACCCTGCAGGAAATGCTCACCGTTAAGTCTGATGACGTGAACGGCCGTACTAAGATGTATAAGAACATCGTAGACGGTAACCATCAGATGGAACCGGGCATGCCGGAATCCTTCAACGTACTGTTGAAAGAAATCCGTTCGCTGGGTATCAACATCGAACTGGAAGACGAGTAA
- the rplA gene encoding 50S ribosomal protein L1 has protein sequence MAKLTKRMRVIRDKVDATKQYDINEAVALLKELATAKFVESVDVAVNLGIDARKSDQNVRGATVLPHGTGRSVRVAVFTQGANAEAAKAAGAELVGMEDLADQIKKGEMNFDVVIASPDAMRVVGQLGQVLGPRGLMPNPKVGTVTPNVAEAVKNAKAGQVRYRNDKNGIIHTTIGKVDFDADKLKENLEALLVALKKAKPSQAKGVYIKKISLSTTMGAGVAVDQSGLSTATTA, from the coding sequence ATGGCTAAACTGACCAAGCGTATGCGCGTGATCCGTGACAAAGTTGATGCGACCAAACAGTACGACATCAACGAAGCTGTTGCCCTGCTGAAAGAGCTGGCCACTGCTAAATTCGTAGAAAGCGTTGACGTTGCCGTAAACCTCGGCATCGATGCACGTAAATCTGACCAGAACGTACGTGGTGCAACTGTACTGCCGCACGGTACTGGCCGTTCTGTACGTGTTGCCGTATTTACCCAGGGCGCAAACGCTGAAGCTGCTAAAGCTGCAGGCGCTGAACTGGTAGGTATGGAAGATCTGGCTGACCAGATCAAAAAAGGCGAAATGAACTTTGACGTTGTTATCGCTTCCCCGGATGCGATGCGCGTTGTTGGCCAGCTGGGCCAGGTTCTGGGCCCGCGTGGTCTGATGCCAAACCCGAAAGTTGGTACTGTAACCCCGAACGTTGCTGAAGCAGTTAAAAACGCTAAAGCTGGTCAGGTTCGTTACCGTAACGACAAAAACGGCATCATCCACACCACCATCGGTAAAGTTGACTTTGACGCTGACAAACTGAAAGAAAACCTGGAAGCCCTGCTGGTTGCGCTGAAAAAAGCAAAACCGTCTCAGGCTAAAGGCGTGTACATCAAGAAAATCAGCCTGTCCACTACCATGGGCGCGGGTGTTGCAGTAGATCAGTCCGGTCTGAGCACCGCGACTACTGCTTAA